From a single Plasmodium coatneyi strain Hackeri chromosome 4, complete sequence genomic region:
- a CDS encoding CAMK/CDPK protein kinase, whose product MGCNQSKGVHELRVRSRTCVNGPGPGPAQGQRQSGEGNGNASDELAINPGMYVRKKEGKIGESYFKIRKLGSGAYGEVLLCREKNGHNEKAIKVIKKSQFDKTRYSECRNKSCENEESLNEDIYNEISLLKSLDHPNIIKLFDVFEDKKYFYLVTEFYEGGELFEQIINRHKFDECDAANIMKQILSGICYLHKHNIVHRDIKPENILLENKNSLLNIKIVDFGLSSFFSKDYKLRDRLGTAYYIAPEVLKKKYNEKCDVWSCGVIMYILLCGYPPFGGQNDQDIIKKVEKGKYYFDFNDWKNISDEAKELIKLMLTYDFNKRITAKEALNSKWILKYADNINKNDQKTLYGALSNMRKFEGSQKLAQAAILFIGSKLTTLEERKELTDIFKKLDKNGDGQLDKKELIEGYNILRSFKNELGELKNVEEEVDNILKEVDFDKNGYIEYSEFISVCMDKQILFSEERLRDAFNLFDTDKSGKITKEELANLFGLTSISEKMWNDVLDEADKNKDSMIDFEEFVSMMHKICDHKTP is encoded by the exons ATGGGGTGCAACCAAAGCAAGGGTGTGCACGAGTTGCGGGTGAGGAGCAGGACCTGCGTGAACGGGCCGGGGCCGGGGCCAGCGCAGGGGCAGAGGCAATCgggagaaggaaatggaaaCGCTTCAGACGAGTTGGCAATCAACCCAGGAATGTATGTgcgaaagaaggaaggaaaaataggagagtcctattttaaaataagaaaattgGGAAGTGGAGCGTACGGAGAGGTCCTCCTatgtagagaaaaaaatggacacaaTGAGAAGGCAAtaaaagtaataaaaaagtCACAGTTTGATAAAACACGCTATTCAGAATGTAGAAACAAAAGTtgtgaaaatgaagaaagttTAAATGAAGACATCTACAATGAAATATCCCTATTAAAATCATTGGACCATCCGAACATTATAAAGCTGTTCGATGTGTTCGAGGATAAGAAGTACTTTTACCTGGTGACAGAATTCTATGAAGGAGGAGAATTATTTgagcaaataataaatagACATAAATTCGATGAATGTGACGCCGCCAATATTATGAAGCAAATATTAAGTGGCATCTGCTACTTACATAAACATAATATTGTTCATAGGGATATAAAGCCAGAGAATATTTTgttagaaaataaaaatagcttactaaacataaaaattgtcGACTTTGGAttgtcctcctttttttcgaaagATTACAAATTGAGGGATAGACTTGGCACGGCATATTATATCGCACCAGaggtattaaaaaaaaaatacaatgaAAAGTGCGATGTATGGTCTTGTGGGGTCATCATGTATATTCTCCTCTGTGGGTACCCACCTTTTGGTGGACAGAACGATCAGGAcattattaaaaaggtggaaaagggaaagtacTATTTTGACTTCAACgattggaaaaatataagtgaTGAAGCCAAGGAGCTCATAAAACTTATGTTAACCTACGATTTTAACAAAAGGATAACTGCCAAGGAGGCCCTAAACAGTAAGTGGATTTTAAAGTACGCCgataatataaataagaaTGACCAGAAGACTTTATACGGGGCGTTGTCCAACATGAGAAAATTCGAAGGGAGCCAGAAGCTCGCACAGGCTGCCATCCTATTCATCGGAAGCAAACTCACCACTCTGGAGGAACGGAAGGAACTCACTGACATATTCAAAAAGCTGGACAAGAATGGAGACGGTCAACTGGACAAGAAAGAGCTCATCGAGGGGTACAACATCCTGCGTAGT TTCAAGAACGAGCTGGGTGAACTGAAAAACGTCGAGGAAGAGGTCGACAACATCCTCAAGGAGGTCGACTTTGACAAGAACGGCTACATCGAATACTCAG AGTTCATTTCCGTCTGCATGGACAAGCAAATTCTCTTCAGCGAGGAGCGGCTGCGTGACGCCTTCAACCTGTTCGACACGGACAAGAGTGGGAAGATAACCAAGGAGGAGCTGGCAAAC CTCTTCGGCCTGACCTCCATAAGCGAGAAAATGTGGAACGACGTCCTCGATGAGGCGgacaaaaataaagacagCATG ATCGACTTTGAAGAATTCGTGTCAATGATGCACAAAATATGTGACCACAAGACGCCCTGA
- a CDS encoding ATP synthase subunit alpha, whose amino-acid sequence MQRASKMRLLGQQLRRRVNWSSVTVLPYSTKISPVEISKILEKKFENFDFKTSANEVGYVLSVGDGICRAFGLNNVKSSELLEIHNSDASTGGGASSITYGMATNLEYDNVGVVIFGNDRNIKEGDIIKRTNRIIDVSVGPELLGRVVDGLGKEIDGGKPIQTNEKRKIEIKAPGIIARKSVNESIITGIKCIDSLVPIGRGQRELIIGDRQTGKTAIAVDTIIHQKNINEQVPDSEKVYCVYVAIGQKKSNIAKLVNLLKKYDALKYTIIVNSSASDASPLQFLAPYTGCAMAEYFRDNGKHALIIFDDLSKQAVAYRQLSLLLRRPPGREAYPGDIFYIHSKLLERSSKLNDKLKGGSLTALPIIETLNNDVSAYIPTNVISITDGQIFLESELFYKGIIPAINVGLSVSRIGSSAQYKCMKKLASSMKLELAQFREIVAFSQFGSDLDASTKKLIEKGKILTEILKQKQYSPVSISYQICLIYAATKDYLASLTIDKVQDFEKRYFEYLDNNYADVLKKIQGNCDLSEVEDQIKESIQRFLELYKGETS is encoded by the coding sequence ATGCAGAGAGCAAGTAAGATGCGCCTGCTAGGGCAGCAGCTAAGGAGGAGGGTGAACTGGAGCAGCGTCACAGTATTGCCATACTCGACAAAAATAAGCCCAGTGGAAATTTCCAAAATATTGGAGAAGAAATTTGAAAACTTCGATTTTAAGACGTCCGCAAATGAAGTGGGATACGTGTTAAGTGTGGGGGATGGTATATGCAGAGCCTTCGGGTTGAATAATGTGAAGTCGTCTGAGTTGCTTGAAATCCACAATAGTGATGCGTCTACAGGGGGAGGTGCTTCAAGCATCACCTACGGAATGGCAACGAACCTGGAATACGATAACGTTGGAGTGGTTATTTTTGGAAACGACAGAAACATAAAGGAAGGTGATATAATAAAACGAACTAACAGAATTATCGACGTGAGTGTTGGTCCTGAGTTGTTAGGTCGAGTGGTGGACGGGTTGGGAAAGGAGATTGACGGAGGGAAGCCCATCCAaacgaatgaaaaaaggaagattgaAATAAAGGCACCAGGGATTATTGCACGTAAGAGTGTAAACGAGTCCATTATAACGGGAATTAAGTGCATAGACAGTTTAGTCCCCATCGGTAGAGGACAGAGAGAGTTAATTATAGGAGACAGACAAACAGGAAAGACAGCCATAGCAGTAGACACGATAATTCACCAGAAGAATATTAACGAACAGGTGCCAGACAGTGAAAAGGTCTACTGTGTTTATGTTGCCATTGGACAGAAAAAGAGCAACATTGCAAAGTTGGTAAATCTTCTGAAAAAGTACGATGCGTTGAAATATACCATTATTGTAAATTCGAGTGCATCGGATGCATCTCCGTTGCAGTTTTTGGCTCCCTACACAGGTTGTGCTATGGCAGAATATTTTCGAGACAATGGAAAGCATGCGTTAATTATTTTCGACGATTTGAGTAAGCAGGCAGTTGCTTATAGACAGTTGTCCCTGCTTCTGAGGAGACCCCCAGGGAGAGAAGCCTATCCAGGGGATATCTTTTACATCCACTCGAAGCTCCTGGAGAGATCATCTAAACTGAACGACAAGCTGAAAGGGGGAAGTCTCACTGCTCTCCCAATCATAGAGACGCTAAACAACGATGTGTCTGCCTACATTCCAACCAACGTGATTTCCATCACGGATGGACAGATATTTCTAGAAAGCGAATTATTTTACAAGGGAATTATTCCTGCCATTAATGTTGGACTGAGTGTGTCTCGAATAGGAAGTAGTGCTCAGTACAAGTGCATGAAAAAACTGGCTTCCTCTATGAAGTTGGAGTTGGCCCAATTCCGTGAGATCGTTGCCTTTTCTCAGTTCGGCTCAGACTTAGATGCATCCACGAAGAAGCTCAtcgagaagggaaaaatattaacggAAATACTAAAGCAGAAACAGTACTCCCCCGTCAGCATCAGTTACCAGATTTGCCTCATCTATGCGGCTACGAAGGATTACCTCGCTAGCCTTACCATTGATAAAGTGCAGGACTTCGAGAAGAGGTATTTTGAATACCTGGACAATAACTACGCAGATGTGCTGAAGAAAATTCAGGGCAACTGCGATTTGTCCGAGGTGGAGGACCAAATCAAGGAGAGCATCCAGCGCTTCCTCGAGCTCTACAAGGGGGAGACCTCATAA